The genomic window AGTTTCAATAAGTCGACGGTTAGGAATCAACGGTTGTTATGGGAGTTCGCTTCGCCTGCCATGCCTGTGGTCAACGTCTCAACATCAAGTCCGAGCTAGCGGGACGCCGTGGCAAATGCCCCGGTTGTGGCGTGCGATTTCGCATCCCCACCGAAGACGCGGAATTCTCGACTCCGCTGCCCGAAAAAAACTCCTCGCCGGCCGCCCAGCCCGAAAACGCTTCCAGCCCGCCCCAGCCCACCAGCGTTACGCTCGAGAACCACCACCAACCCGCGGCCGAAACCACTCCGCCTCAACCCGCCCCCACCGAACAACCAATTGCTGCTGAGCAACCCGCCCCGGAACAACCTGCTGCCGAGCAACCCGCTGCCGAACACCCAGTTGCCGAACAACCCGCTGCTGAACAACCTGCTGCTGAACAACCACCTGCCGAGCAACCCGCCGTCTCGCCTCCCGATCCAGCGCCGCCTGCGGACGCTGCCTCGCAACGTTTTGCACTTTTGGACGAAGACCCTGGTGCGTTGTGGTACGTGCGTCCCAAGAGCGGGGGACAGTACGGGCCGGCGTCCAGCGATCTGCTGTACGAGTGGATTGAACAGGGGCGAGTGAGCACGTCGGCGTTGCTGTGGCGCGATGGCTGGGCCCAGTGGCGCGGCGCCCTCGACGTGCTTCCCGAACTGGACACCTCCGCCCCCCAACCCGCCGCGCCCACCATCGCCATCAACACCGACCCGGCCGCCCGCACCACCGCCAATCCTGTCGTCGTGGCCCCGATGGACAATACCGGCAGTGATGCAAAACTGACCGGTGACAATCAACCGAGCGTCGTTCGCAGCCAACGTAAAGGCCGCCGAATGCTAATGATTAGCCTGCTATTGGCGGCTTGTCTGGCGCTTGTCGTCGCTTTGATTGTCGCCGTTGCCCAGTCGTCTTAACGCGTTCCGCCCCTTCCCCTGCCCCTCCTTCGAGCCCACCCAGGTTAAACTTCCATGAACAAATCGCGATCGTTCTGTTATGCGCTGCTCGTGCTACTGCACTGCGGATTTGCCGCCGCCACCGCCACCGCCGAAGACACCAGCCCTCCGCTGCGATGGTGGAAAGGCAACCTACACACCCACTCGCTGTGGAGTGACGGCGACGAGTTTCCCGAGATGATCGCGGATTGGTATCGGCAGCGCGACTACAACTTCTTGGCCCTGACCGACCACAACGTGTTGGCGGAAGGCCAGCGTTGGATGTCGCTGAAGAAAATCATCGCCCGCAGCGACGAAGGCATTCTCGATCGTTATCGCCTGCGTTTCGGCGACGCTTGGGTGCAAACCCGTGGCACTCCCGGCAGCGATGACTACGCCGTGCGTCTGATGCCGCTGGACGAATTCCGCAGCCAGCTGGAACAGCGCAATCAGTTCATTCTGATTCCCGCCGAAGAGATCAGCGACCGCGCCGAAGGCAAACCGGTACACATCAACGCCACGAATATTGCCGAAGTTATCCCGCCTGCCGGTGGCGCTACGGTGCGTGAAGCGATGCAGAACAATCTGCGTGCGATCCTGGAACACGAACGATCGCACGGCCGCCAAGTCCTGCCGCACATCAATCACCCCAACTTCGGCTACGCCATCACCGCCGACGATCTGGCTGCCGTGGTCTCCGAGCGGTTCTTTGAAGTCTACAACGGCCACCCCGGTGTCAATCACTTGGGCGACAAAGATCATCTCAGCA from Roseimaritima ulvae includes these protein-coding regions:
- a CDS encoding PHP domain-containing protein, which translates into the protein MNKSRSFCYALLVLLHCGFAAATATAEDTSPPLRWWKGNLHTHSLWSDGDEFPEMIADWYRQRDYNFLALTDHNVLAEGQRWMSLKKIIARSDEGILDRYRLRFGDAWVQTRGTPGSDDYAVRLMPLDEFRSQLEQRNQFILIPAEEISDRAEGKPVHINATNIAEVIPPAGGATVREAMQNNLRAILEHERSHGRQVLPHINHPNFGYAITADDLAAVVSERFFEVYNGHPGVNHLGDKDHLSIERMWDVANAIRRTHLNVPPLMGIATDDSHEYHGKPGSRPGRGWVMVRSRYLSPEHLILALKAGDFYASSGVSLRDVGFDTQTQTLSLAVQPISGETYTTQFIASLKPEHEHPHDEDDDHLHLDEKRIGVVVATVEGETASYQMKGNELYVRAVVTSTAAAADPSFKDQKQQAWTQPVGWQTKESPSSP
- a CDS encoding GYF domain-containing protein, with product MGVRFACHACGQRLNIKSELAGRRGKCPGCGVRFRIPTEDAEFSTPLPEKNSSPAAQPENASSPPQPTSVTLENHHQPAAETTPPQPAPTEQPIAAEQPAPEQPAAEQPAAEHPVAEQPAAEQPAAEQPPAEQPAVSPPDPAPPADAASQRFALLDEDPGALWYVRPKSGGQYGPASSDLLYEWIEQGRVSTSALLWRDGWAQWRGALDVLPELDTSAPQPAAPTIAINTDPAARTTANPVVVAPMDNTGSDAKLTGDNQPSVVRSQRKGRRMLMISLLLAACLALVVALIVAVAQSS